A single Dunckerocampus dactyliophorus isolate RoL2022-P2 chromosome 2, RoL_Ddac_1.1, whole genome shotgun sequence DNA region contains:
- the LOC129175458 gene encoding oxygen-regulated protein 1 — protein MSNTPTQEKTLQGISSASGHTLPSRSVQPTSDPSVPKRLCFYKSGDHKFSGHRMVINARTFKTFDSLLDTLSKKVPLPFGVRTITTPQGTHLVKGLDDLQDGGSYLCSDQRRVKPLNLKEVNRRQVPWNTPRAFSAGRRRRQRLQFGFFGRGDETSNRPAKMTERVAVRTPRRLVVIKNKDPTVRRTIVLQKRTAPTFDALLDYLSQILQFPVLKLYSVDGRRIRGLAALILCSGFIVAAGNEPFRLGNHSFHRTSQMVQTMFMEATSTLQARAYKNKSLSSGRGSRNFSLSSEKYIINQISKSRNGSADSHEHHSTGSPEFSSACLEACGTARAANEQHACILPHDDDIEKSFRVNQDGSMTVEMKVRLTIKEEEMLHWTTTVSRSSFRRRTVHASVTESGNISPESNIYIAKEPSNICKDEAKQKNQPSTNGGVVRFNDTEKSRASRKFFGRTPTPGPCSVKKQASVESVKMLTESGVQESTLGHYSYTEKTTEEHKTEGYCMVRHSSNSTQPVPKPRKTVLERARDSTSSLKSTEVAEVLKIENNGMEFKETVMHVYESQYNNYLVNEAYGADNEPLHCSSAVPQSNSSTASKPPSSNDIDFSWQQPTADSLQRQTEEMLSLSSEPLAKSLFSVSKNETKTEKIPSTRLQKNTDTKKASQSSLSGKKHNSGPNTTQGRLSKQGKIPSADKIINHASGGKKSSSESAKSGQNRKVDLTSTKEQNMNKAPVKDNGHNVNTPSVRPVMKKNVSDLLKLKKSLSSRKKTKSTNGNRISFSELNQSVSKISVNPTPSEIHKYVENWLEEVTPDPVTYIEKGTTHETEQQTRVLFQIGCDSETEEKNETQTDPEDYCLSHCDDLTKVSSCLSVPLCHEGPTIAQWPNEPKPRCDSVLSATVEPVHQKNDIGLNQSTESTDSADNESPQGAEEKIKTVLQQLCSSIQSTHKSVSPLEFSSNVALLICSSCKAFLSFLSVTTLRDSLQYNDATEAMLIVKSLQEISVIEDQNEQLARLTDLHSGASSQLMKCWTDFQTWREKMETEYLVAKFLEAPDAVCERIDAFDIQGLGVSELMKEMNMPYNLRAEISSGIFQGFFLPLEQRCTEINHSDVEKVVQDCHTESKQWFDNACNNENPIGKNDAEEMAPMIAQSEEKPVQEGGHNTEESEVLKVETDEFSVDKENAAVANGEDHMEQGEKAMVEGKKDHDRGETKLKETEEDTGEETVTEDDNGQKESEADTVQEDESGEEEEEKKAGVAVSEDGTIDEEQEGAGEGSVETDVNVKCEMEDQREDAVAEDEEGSSEERQEDKDNGVEKEDENIREENVEEPVAMVEEMNDEREKNIEEIEETEAIREDNNKRGKGDSHASGPLTDEKEVHPDIKQKENLAEDEVAEKQSAEGIPPVDEVKLPSQGLTEVERTDDDDEVEDLHEGCCEPNQEGEDTGSVSDKTMCKSPQRKSSEEDQHRSMEANMEVEHSKESPLKYLSDERCEEGAADENEAGLQHHRRSNILSHPVEISQELLDFVNSALQSSSLIFTYDNRGNARIELDRAEITETKQTQIPQNQRDWLYGSKCLPSPITSDLSDYRPESLESGGYQNQDSVDIVSESSEDTSDGENLEKNSKLSVASNSEGIKRGGSLSSCDSLAKASMELLSYCSKVSSLKADNDPETEAKHNHHPNDGVLIDQGRWLLKENHLIRNSPPVSDGMYRDLDSSSGQENSSEDSPTYLVSQHTPLTVISSSELEEMAKPQPPKCSYFTMPHGSDSDPFSEDASDRSRNKDSGSLKGKGFRVSPTIDTSKTWANKNGRVSSFVSVEFRAPGIKVHPEGGESSSTGAEPRGTSSGRGAVLQSQDSSDAMHVRCGQYCPIL, from the exons ATGAGCAACACACCCACTCAGGAGAAGACCCTCCAGGGGATTTCCTCAGCCAGTGGCCACACGTTACCCTCCCGATCAGTACAGCCCACGTCGGACCCCTCAGTGCCTAAGAGGCTGTGCTTCTACAAAAGCGGCGATCATAAATTCAGCGGACATCGCATGGTCATCAATGCCCGCACCTTCAAAACTTTCGATTCCCTCCTCGACACCCTCTCCAAAAAAGTGCCTCTGCCCTTCGGAGTTCGGACCATCACCACACCTCAAGGGACCCACCTTGTGAAAGGATTGGATGACTTACAGGACGGGGGGTCCTATCTGTGTTCTGACCAGAGGCGGGTCAAGCCGCTCAACCTGAAGGAGGTGAATCGACGGCAGGTCCCCTGGAACACCCCGAGAGCCTTCAGTGCAGGTCGGCGGAGGCGCCAGCGGCTCCAGTTTGGCTTCTTTGGGAGGGGGGATGAAACCAGCAACAGGCCGGCGAAGATGACAGAGCGGGTGGCTGTAAGAACGCCGAGGAGGCTGGTGGTCATCAAGAACAAGGATCCCACAGTTAGACGCACGATTGTGCTGCAGAAACGGACGGCGCCGACCTTTGACGCTTTGCTGGACTACCTCTCCCAGATTTTGCAGTTTCCAGTGCTGAAATTATACTCTGTCGATGGCAGAAGA ATTAGAGGTCTGGCGGCCCTAATCTTGTGCTCTGGATTCATCGTGGCAGCAGGAAATGAACCATTCAGACTAGGCAACCACAGCTTTCATAGAACAAGCCAGATGGTCCAGACGATGTTCATGGAAGCAACATCTACGCTACAAGCTCGAGCTT acaaaaacaaatcacTTTCTAGTGGAAGAGGCTCCAGGAACTTCTCCTTATCATCTGAGAAATACATCATCAACCAGATAAGCAAGTCTCGAAACGGAAGTGCGGACAGCCACGAGCATCACAGCACCGGATCGCCTGAATTCAGCAGTGCATGCTTGGAGGCATGTGGAACCGCGAGGGCGGCTAATGAGCAACATGCCTGCATCTTACCTCACGACGACGACATCGAGAAATCCTTTCGAGTGAATCAAGATGGCAGCATGACGGTGGAGATGAAAGTCCGCCTCACCATCAAGGAGGAGGAGATGCTCCACTGGACTACCACGGTCAGCCGGTCCAGCTTTAGGAGGAGGACAGTTCATGCCTCAGTAACTGAGTCAGGCAACATCTCACCCGAATCAAACATCTACATTGCCAAAGAGCCCTCAAACATATGCAAAGATGAGGCAAAACAGAAAAATCAGCCTTCCACAAATGGAGGGGTCGTCCGTTTTAATGACACAGAGAAATCAAGAGCTTCAAGAAAATTTTTTGGACGGACTCCGACTCCTGGTCCCTGTAGTGTGAAGAAGCAGGCGTCTGTTGAGAGTGTGAAGATGCTGACCGAGTCTGGCGTCCAAGAGAGCACCCTGGGCCATTATTCCTATACGGAAAAGACTACTGAAGAACACAAAACTGAGGGATACTGCATGGTaagacacagcagcaacagcaccCAACCTGTCCCAAAGCCTCGAAAGACTGTTCTGGAAAGAGCAAGGGACAGCACCTCCTCCCTTAAATCCACAGAAGTTGCAGAGGTACTCAAGATAGAAAATAACGGGATGGAATTTAAAGAGACTGTCATGCATGTTTATGAGAGTCAATACAATAATTACCTTGTAAATGAGGCGTATGGTGCAGACAATGAACCTTTGCATTGTTCCTCAGCAGTGCCACAAAGCAACTCGTCTACTGCCTCAAAGCCTCCGTCCAGCAATGACATTGACTTTAGCTGGCAGCAACCTACTGCTGACTCACTCCAAAGACAGACAGAGGAGATGCTATCGTTGTCGTCAGAGCCACTGGCAAAAAGTCTTTTTTCTGTGTCTAAGAATGAAACCAAAACTGAAAAGATCCCATCGACTCGGCTCCAGAAAAACACGGACACAAAAAAGGCCTCACAGTCAAGTTTATCAGGGAAAAAACATAACTCTGGCCCCAATACGACACAAGGAAGACTCTCAAAGCAAGGTAAAATTCCATCAGCTGACAAGATCATCAACCATGctagtgggggaaaaaagagttcATCGGAAAGTGCTAAAAGTGGTCAAAACAGGAAAGTAGACTTGACAAGTACCAAGGAGCAAAACATGAATAAAGCACCTGTTAAGGACAATGGCCACAATGTCAATACCCCATCTGTAAGGCCCGTGATGAAGAAGAATGTCTCGGATCTTCTAAAACTCAAAAAATCCcttagttcaagaaaaaagaccaaatccacaaatggcaacaGGATATCATTTTCAGAGTTGAATCAAAGTGTTTCAAAGATTTCTGTCAACCCAACCCCATCAGAAATCCACAAGTATGTCGAGAACTGGTTAGAGGAGGTAACTCCTGACCCAGTGACCTACATAGAGAAGGGAACAACACACGAGACAGAACAACAGACAAGGGTTTTATTTCAGATAGGTTGTGATTCGGAAACAGAGGAAAAGAACGAAACCCAAACTGATCCAGAAGACTACTGTCTGTCACATTGTGATGATTTGACAAAGGTGTCGTCTTGTCTATCGGTTCCTCTTTGCCATGAAGGACCAACGATTGCACAGTGGCCAAATGAACCGAAACCGAGATGTGATTCAGTACTAAGTGCCACAGTTGAACCTGTCCACCAAAAGAACGACATTGGATTAAATCAATCAACCGAGTCAACTGATTCAGCCGACAATGAGTCCCCCCAAGGGGCAGAGGAAAAGATAAAAACAGTCTTGCAGCAACTGTGTTCATCAATTCAGTCCACCCACAAATCAGTCAGTCCTCTTGAGTTTTCATCCAATGTGGCTTTATTGATTTGCTCGTCATGCAAAGCCTTCTTATCATTTTTGTCAGTGACCACTTTGAGAGACAGTCTACAGTACAATGATGCCACTGAGGCCATGCTAATTGTAAAATCCCTGCAAGAAATCTCTGTCATCGAGGACCAGAATGAGCAACTTGCAAGACTGACTGATTTGCACAGTGGAGCGTCTTCGCAgttaatgaagtgctggacagatTTCCAGACATGGAGGGAAAAGATGGAGACTGAATATCTTGTTGCCAAATTTCTAGAAGCCCCAGATGCAGTTTGTGAAAGGATAGATGCGTTTGACATCCAGGGTTTGGGAGTCAGTGAGCTAATGAAAGAGATGAATATGCCGTACAACCTCAGAGCAGAGATTTCTTCAGGGATTTTTCAGGGATTTTTTTTACCTCTTGAACAACGGTGTACTGAAATAAACCACTCAGATGTGGAGAAGGTTGTGCAGGACTGTCACACTGAATCGAAACAATGGTTTGATAACGCTTGCAATAATGAAAACCCAATTGGTAAAAATGACGCTGAGGAGATGGCACCCATGATAGCTCAGTCTGAGGAAAAACCAGTTCAGGAAGGAGGTCACAATACAGAAGAATCAGAAGTATTAAAGGTAGAGACAGATGAGTTCTCAGTAGACAAGGAAAATGCAGCAGTGGCAAACGGAGAAGACCACATGGAGCAGGGTGAGAAAGCAATGGTTGAAGGCAAGAAAGATCATGATAGAGGGGAGACTAAACTGAAAGAAACTGAAGAGGACACAGGGGAGGAAACAGTGACAGAAGATGATAACGGACAAAAAGAAAGTGAAGCAGACACCGTACAGGAAGACGAATCaggtgaggaagaagaggagaaaaaagCAGGAGTAGCTGTTTCAGAGGATGGAACAATAGATGAGGAACAAGAAGGAGCAGGAGAAGGTAgtgttgagacagatgtaaATGTAAAGTGtgaaatggaggaccagagggaAGATGCAGTGGCAGAGGATGAGGAGGGGAGTAGTGAGGAAAGGCAAGAGGATAAGGACAATGGAGTAGAAAAAGAGGATGAAAACATCAGGGAAGAAAATGTGGAGGAGCCTGTTGCGATGGTCGAAGAAATGAACGACGAGAGGGAGAAAAACATAGAAGAGATAGAAGAAACTGAAGCCATTAGGGAGGACAACAATAAGAGGGGGAAGGGTGATAGTCATGCTTCTGGACCTTTAACAGATGAGAAAGAAGTCCATCCTGATATAAAACAGAAAGAGAATCTGGCTGAGGATGAGGTGGCAGAGAAACAATCTGCAGAAGGGATCCCTCCTGTAGATGAAGTGAAGCTGCCTAGTCAGGGACTAACTGAAGTGGAGAGAACAGACGATGATGATGAAGTTGAGGATTTACATGAGGGATGTTGCGAACCTAATCAAGAGGGAGAAGACACAGGAAGTGTCTCTGATAAAACAATGTGTAAAAGTCCACAGAGGAAGTCCAGTGAGGAAGACCAGCATAGAAGCATGGAAGCAAACATGGAAGTAGAACATAGCAAAGAATCACCTCTGAAATATTTGTCTGATGAACGCTGTGAGGAGGGCGCAGCCGATGAAAATGAGGCAGGGCTGCAGCATCATCGAAGAAGCAACATCCTGAGCCACCCAGTCGAAATATCACAAGAACTACTGGACTTTGTCAATTCTGCACTGCAGTCTTCCTCGCTCATATTTACCTACGACAATCGCGGCAACGCTAGAATAGAGCTGGATCGTGCTGAAATCACCGAAACAAAGCAAACTCAAATTCCCCAGAACCAAAGGGATTGGCTGTATGGTTCAAAATGCCTTCCGAGCCCAATCACCTCTGATTTGTCGGACTACAGACCAGAAAGTTTGGAGAGTGGTGGATATCAAAATCAGGACTCTGTAGACATTGTTTCGGAGAGTAGTGAAGACACTTCAGACGGAGAAAATctggaaaaaaactccaaactaTCTGTGGCAAGTAATTCAGAAGGTATAAAAAGAGGAGGGAGTTTGTCTTCTTGTGACTCCCTCGCCAAAGCCTCAATGGAGCTTCTGTCTTATTGCAGCAAAGTAAGCTCATTAAAGGCTGATAATGACCCAGAAACTGAGGCAAAACACAACCACCACCCCAATGACGGCGTCTTGATTGACCAGGGTCGATGGCTGCTCAAGGAAAACCACCTCATAAGGAATTCTCCTCCAGTCTCTGACGGCATGTATCGGGATTTGGACAGCAGTTCGGGTCAGGAGAACTCAAGTGAGGACTCCCCGACTTACCTTGTAAGCCAGCACACACCCCTCACGGTTATATCCTCATCAGAGCTGGAGGAAATGGCCAAACCTCAACCTCCAAAGTGCAGCTACTTCACCATGCCCCACGGAAGTGATTCGGATCCTTTCTCAGAGGATGCCAGTGACAGAAGCAGAAACAAAGACTCAGGCAGCCTGAAAGGGAAAGGCTTCAGGGTGTCGCCTACTATTGACACCTCCAAAACGTGGGCAAATAAGAACGGCAGAGTTTCTTCGTTTGTGTCGGTGGAGTTTCGAGCACCAGGCATAAAAGTGCATCCTGAGGGAGGGGAGTCCTCCTCAACTGGGGCAGAACCAAGAGGGACATCTAGTGGTAGAGGGGCAGTACTGCAGTCACAAGACTCCTCGGATGCAATGCATGTGAGATGTGGACAGTACTGTCCAATTCTATGA